Below is a window of Pseudomonas monteilii DNA.
CCCGCCTGCGGGGGCCTCAACGACTGTGCCCTGGCCGACCCGGCCACCGCCACGCAGACTTGCTGGTGCTTCGACGTGAAGATCGACCCGGCCGTGCTCCAGGCCATCGCCGCCGACCTGCGCGACCGTGCCTGCCTGTGCCCGCGCTGTGCCCAGGGCCTGAACCCGGCAGCCGACCCCGCGCCCTGACGGCCTTCCCTCAACCCTCGGATCGACCATGCGTCTGGATCGTTTTCTCGGCAACCTGCCGTGCTTCAATCGCCAGCAGGTGCGCCTGTCACTGGCCCAGCGTCGTGTGCGCGTCAACGGCCACACGGTCGATGATCCACGCCATGACGTCAGCGTCTTCGACCACATCGACGTCGACGGGCAGGTGATGCAGGCCGGCGAGCCTGCCCACTACTGGATGCTGCACAAGCCGGCAGGCTGCGTCAGCGCCACCACCGACCCGGACCACCGCACGGTGATCGATCTGCTGCCGGCCGCCGTGGGCCAGGGCCTGCACATCGCCGGCCGGCTCGACTACAACACCACCGGCCTGATGATCCTGACCAACGACGGGCAGTGGTCGCGCCGCCTGACGCAACCTGCCACCAAGCAGCCGAAGGTGTACTTGGTCGAGACGCAAGAGGAGATCGCTGCGCATTATGTCGAGCAGTTTCGGCAAGGCTTCTACTTCGCCTTCGAAGACCTCACCACCCTCCCCGCCGAACTGACCGTGCTGGGCCCGCGCCTGGCCCGGCTGAGCATCGTCGAGGGGCGTTATCACCAGGTGAAACGGATGTTCGGGTACTTCGACAACAAGGTGGTGGGGCTGCACCGGGAGCGCATGGGGGGCATCGTGCTGGATGAGGGGCTGGCGCCGGGGGAGTATCGCGCCTTGACCGCCGCGGAGATCGCCCTGGTCTGAACGCAGTGGCCATGAGTTTTTTTGAGCCTCAGGCTTCTCATCGGGCCGAGGTTCTGGTAAAACGTTCAGCTCCGAAGCGAGTGCTGGTCATAACCAGGCGGCATAAGGCAGGACGCGGCGGATCGCTCGACAGGCGGGTATAGTTTAGTGGCAAAACGAAAGCTTCCCAAGCTTTAGTTGAGGGTTCGATTCCCTCTACCCGCTCCATCTCTTCTTCTCCAGAAACGTCGAACACCTCTATCGAGCATTCCAAGCCGTTAAAGACAAATGGCTTTCCCAGCTCGACTCCACGACGTTCATCGAAGTCCAAGCCAAGGCTTCAACTTCTACTGACCCCTAGCCATGCTCCAGCGAAATCAGCTGTCACGCGCCTGCGGGAGCAGCTGTCATTTTCTATTCGGTATATGCCCAACCGCATTGGCTGATGTATGGCTTACTGCGACGCAGACGGCGCTTTATAGGCCCCTATCGCTGGCAAGCCAGCTCCCACTCAGATCTCTGTAGCCTGTCGGTGTATGCATGGCTGCGCAAGCAGCCTGTGGGAGCAGCTGTCTTTTTCTACTCGATACATGCCCGACCGCATCGGCTGATGTATGGCTTACCTGCGACGTAGACGGCGCCTTGTAGGCCCCTATCGCTGGCAAGCCAGCTCCCACTCAGATCTCTATAGCCTGTTGGTGTATGCATGGCTGCGCAAGCAGCCTGTGGGAGCAGCTGTCATTTTCTATTCGGTACATGCCCGACCGCATTGGCTGATGTATGGCTTACCTGCGACGCAGACGGCGCCTTGTAGGCCCCTATCGCTGACAAGCCAGCTCCCACTCAGATCTCTGTAGCCTGTCGGTGTATGCATGGCTGCGCAAGCAGCTTGTGGGAGCGGGCTTGCCCGCGATAGCGTCTGGTCCGCCACTGCCTGCATCGAGAGCAAGCCCGCTCCCACAGAAGGTTTGCGTCCGCCTACATCGACATCGTTAACGTTCTAGAACAAAGCTGCCCGATCGTTAGCGTTTTTGAGTCCTTGTTAAAGGATTTCATCACGCAGGCCGGTTTCAAGACGCTGCCATCACCCAGCCCTTCTCCACCGACCGCGCCCGACCTGGGTAGCCCACTGGGCTGGATCTTCGTCTCGGAAGGCTCCAAACTGGGCGCTGCGCTCCTTCGAACGCTTCACCGTTTTGCTCCAGCATGCCTACGCGAACCACACGGCATGCGCCTGACCCGTACTCGACCGCTGCTGCTGGCGGTCGAACCACCGTTGCGCGAGACCATGACCCAGCCCGCCCGATCCAAGCTGTCCCGCCTGCTCTACGCGCTCCTGGCCTACACCAGCCTGGGCATCGGCCTGATCGCGATCGTCATCCCCGGGCTGCCGACCACCGAGTTCATCCTGCTCGCGGCCTGGGCGGCGACGCGCAGCTCGCCCAGGCTCAGCGCCTGGCTGGAGACGCACCGGGTGTTCGGGCCGATCCTGCACAACTGGCGCAACGGCAAGGTCATCCAGCGCCGGGCCAAGATCAGCGCCACCGTGAGCATGCTCGTCTGCGCGGTCGTGATGCTGGTCTGGCTCGACCACCGCTGGCCGGTCTTTCTGGCCATCGGTGGCATGGCGTTGGGCAACCTGTGGATCTGGTCGCGCCCCGAGCGGGTGATCGTGACGCCGCCGCCTGCATCCCCCGAGGACCGCAAGTCGCAAGAGGGTTGACCTGTGCCCTGGGCTGGCATGCACTGCGCGTCAGGCAACGATGCCTGTTCACATTCACGCCTTCATGAGGAGATCGACATGGCCCGCTTCGTACCTGGTCACCTGCACATCGAGCGTCATGCCCTGAACAAGGACGATCACAGCTACGCGCTGAGCCTGGACTACGAAGTCGCCCAGGATCCGCAGGAGGGCAAGGGCATGCAGTTCAGGCTGCACGGCACGGTCCAGAACACGGCGCTGGACGAGACGTTCTTCCTGGCCAAGGACCAGGCGTTCGACTTCGCCCGCCACGCCACCCGCATCGCACATCAGTACGGACTGCCCAGCAATGACGGCCTCGTGTCGGCGCACGCGTCCTACGATGCGATGTTCGAGGACGTCCGTGCCCAGCTGGACGTGCATTCGGGCGATCCCGTCAAGCCGGAGCATCTGGTGTAGCACGAAGACCGGGAAGGTGGCACAGGCCGGTCAGGCAGCGGCCACCCGGCCTCGACAGCGCCCGTCAGGGCCCCCGAAATTACCACCTGCACCCCCTTTGGCAGCCTGGATTGTCCGGCGGATCTGCCGCTCTGCCTGCCAGGCCAGCCAAACCCACCGATTCCTCCACATCGTCGCCAGACCCAAGGCATACTGCGCGCATCTACCCCCTCGGCTTTCCCTCCATGCGCATCCATGTCAGCTTCATCGACCGCGTCGGCATCACCCAGGAAGTCCTGGCACTGCTCGGCGCGCGCCACCTCAATCTCGATGCCGTGGAGATGGTGCCGCCCAACGTCTACATCGATGCCCCCACCCTGAGCCCGGCGGTCCTCGAAGAGTTGCACGATGCCCTGTTCGAGGTAAGCGGCGTGCAGGCCGTGGAGGTGGTCGACATCCTGCCAGGGCAGCGCCGTCACCTGCAGCTCGATGCCCTGCTGGCGGCCATGAGCGATCCGGTGCTGGCCGTCGATCGCGCCGGCCAGGTGCTGCTGGCCAACCCGGCGTTCATCGCGCTGTGCGGGCGTGAATCGGCCGGACGCTCGATCGGCGAGCTGTTCGGCGATCCGGCCTTGCACCAGGCGCTGCTCGACAACAACTTCCGCCTGCCGATGCGCGAGATGCAGCTCGACGGCCAGAGCCTGCTGCTCGATGCCACGCCGATCACCGATGCCGGCGGGCTGCTGACGCTGTATCCACCACAGCGTATGGGCGAGCGACTGTCGGCCCTGCACCATGGCCATGCCGAAGGCTTCGACGCCTTGCTTGGCGAATCGACCGCCATCCGCACCCTCAAGGCGCGCGCCCTGCGGGTCGCCGTTCTGGAAGCGCCCTTGCTGGTGCAAGGCGAAACGGGCACTGGCAAAGAGCTGGTGGCCCGCGGCTGCCATGCCGCCAGCAGTCGCCGCAACGGGCCTTTCCTGGCACTCAACTGCGCGGCGCTGCCGGAAAGCCTGGCCGAGAGCGAGCTGTTCGGCTACGCGCCTGGCGCCTTCACCGGCGCCCAACGCGGGGGCAAGCCGGGGTTGATGGAGCTGGCCAACCACGGCACGGTGTTTCTCGACGAGATCGGCGAGATGTCGCCCTACCTGCAGGCCAAGCTGCTGCGCTTTCTCAGCGACGGCACGTTTCGCCGGGTGGGGGGCGACCGCGAGATCAAGGTGGACGTGCGCATCGTCAGCGCGACCCATCGCGACCTGGAAGCCATGGTGGCCCAGGGCAGTTTCCGTGAAGACCTGTTCTATCGCCTGAACGTGCTGAACCTCCAGGTGCCGCCCCTGCGCGAGCGCGGTCAGGACATCCTGCTGCTGGCGCACATGTTCATGCAGCAGGCCTGCGCCCAGATCCAGCGCCCGGCCTGTCGCCTGGCCACGGCCACCCATGCGGCGCTGGCGGCCAATCCCTGGCCAGGCAACGTGCGCCAGTTGCAGAACGTGATCTTCCGAGCGGCGGCCATCTGTGAAGGCCCCTGGGTAGGGATCGATGACCTCGATATCGCTGGCACCTCGGTGGCCGGCAGACAGGACAGCGACGTGATCAGCCTCGAGCAGGCCGTGGAAGCCTTCGAGCGCGACTTGCTGCAAAAACTCTACGTCAGCTTTCCTTCGACGCGTCTGCTGGCGGCTCGCCTGGAGACCTCGCACACGGCAATCGCCCATCGCCTGCGCAAGTACGGTATTCGCGGCCTGGGCTGACTGGAACGATTTCGATACGGTGTATCGATAGCGTTCCAGACGCATAGAAGCAAGCATTCTAGTGTTAGATCCAGATGGTGCCAGGGTCGACCAGGACGTGCTTCTGCAGCTTTGGAATGATTTCGTTACAGTCAATACACGTGGGCCCGTGCGCGGGCGCTTGGTCCAGGCCTCCTATCGTCTCGGCGTCATGAGAAAGGAAGAAACACACCCCTTCTTTCAGGCCGGGGCTGGGTCAGGACTCGATGAACGGAGGGTTCTCTACAGGTTGGCCGCGTTATTGCTACGCAGAACGTCGAGCACTTCAAGCAGCACGACGCACTGCCCTCCTGACCCGTGGGCTTCTTTCTGACGCCGTGCGCTTCACCGAACGATCACCCCAGGTCGAGGCTAACAGCACCATGTCCCATACACTTGGCACCGCCAACGAATTCGTCAGCCGCCACATCGGCCCTGACCACGACGACGAGCAGGTCATGCTCCAGACCCTGGGCTTCGACTCGCTCGACGCGCTGACCGACGCCGTCATTCCTGCAGGCATCAAGGGCAGCAGCGTCCTGCCTGCGGGCGATGGGCAAAGC
It encodes the following:
- a CDS encoding 16S rRNA pseudouridine(516) synthase, which gives rise to MRLDRFLGNLPCFNRQQVRLSLAQRRVRVNGHTVDDPRHDVSVFDHIDVDGQVMQAGEPAHYWMLHKPAGCVSATTDPDHRTVIDLLPAAVGQGLHIAGRLDYNTTGLMILTNDGQWSRRLTQPATKQPKVYLVETQEEIAAHYVEQFRQGFYFAFEDLTTLPAELTVLGPRLARLSIVEGRYHQVKRMFGYFDNKVVGLHRERMGGIVLDEGLAPGEYRALTAAEIALV
- a CDS encoding Fis family transcriptional regulator — translated: MRIHVSFIDRVGITQEVLALLGARHLNLDAVEMVPPNVYIDAPTLSPAVLEELHDALFEVSGVQAVEVVDILPGQRRHLQLDALLAAMSDPVLAVDRAGQVLLANPAFIALCGRESAGRSIGELFGDPALHQALLDNNFRLPMREMQLDGQSLLLDATPITDAGGLLTLYPPQRMGERLSALHHGHAEGFDALLGESTAIRTLKARALRVAVLEAPLLVQGETGTGKELVARGCHAASSRRNGPFLALNCAALPESLAESELFGYAPGAFTGAQRGGKPGLMELANHGTVFLDEIGEMSPYLQAKLLRFLSDGTFRRVGGDREIKVDVRIVSATHRDLEAMVAQGSFREDLFYRLNVLNLQVPPLRERGQDILLLAHMFMQQACAQIQRPACRLATATHAALAANPWPGNVRQLQNVIFRAAAICEGPWVGIDDLDIAGTSVAGRQDSDVISLEQAVEAFERDLLQKLYVSFPSTRLLAARLETSHTAIAHRLRKYGIRGLG
- a CDS encoding helicase yields the protein MTDTRRCPACGGLNDCALADPATATQTCWCFDVKIDPAVLQAIAADLRDRACLCPRCAQGLNPAADPAP
- a CDS encoding acetyl-CoA carboxylase; the encoded protein is MARFVPGHLHIERHALNKDDHSYALSLDYEVAQDPQEGKGMQFRLHGTVQNTALDETFFLAKDQAFDFARHATRIAHQYGLPSNDGLVSAHASYDAMFEDVRAQLDVHSGDPVKPEHLV